ttttttggtttttttaaaccctcaccttccatcttggaatcaatactatatcagttccaaggcagaagagtgttagggTTATGCagtgaggtgaagtgacttgcccagggtcacaccgctgcaaagcggctgaggccagattggaagccaggacctcccctctctggggcgctcaatccactgagccacccagctgcgccCTATACAGTCTTCTTAAGAGTCGGAAAGGAAACCACCTGGGCCTGTTCAGGGTTCATTAGTCACCTCACTATTTCCAGCCGTCCGAGTGTCATTTTTCAGGGACTTGAGCCCCAAAACCTCTCCACAAGCATTCAGTGACCAATACTTGACCATTAGCCAAGTTGTACAAAGGCAGCCTTTGGGTGACTTATGTAGGAGAAAGTCCAGGAACAGTTCAAAGACTGATTTGAGGGAGACAAAGGGCAGAGCATTCTAGCAAAGCTGCAGCTACTGTCCCTTGGGGTAAGCACGTGCCGCAGACAAATCCCATGATCATCTCGCATCCTCCACATCCCTGCCACCCCCAAGCTGCCCATCCTGTCAACATGGAGACTCCAGTCCAAAAGGACCCGGGAAGATCGGACAGCTTCCACGTTTGCCACTGGATGGGCTCCACAGTCCCAGTGCGTGGAATTTGTATCTCCTTCCCAAACAGGGTCAGCTTTCAGGTCGCAAAGGCCAAAAAGAACCATGGCCCAAAGCAGGTCAGGGTCCTGGGGCTTGCTCCTAGGAGGAGGGGAGCCTTCCCAAGCGAGCGCCCTAGACCCAGGCTGCTTGAGGCCACTCCTTCTTACCGGCTAGCACAGGAATCCTGGAGAACAAAAAGGCAGCCTGGACAGGAGGCTtccccatggtcacaaagctgaGGGCCAGATCTTGGATCCAGCCCCTTCCCTGGGGCCGAGAGGGCAAATGCTCTCCTTGCTCAATCAGAGGCTCAACTCTTTGGGAGGGACcagaaatggagaaagggaaatgTTTTCTCGCTGTCCCCAGGAATGGCCTTCCTTGTCATGCCCCTTCCAAATGGGCAGGACATCTGGGCTGCCCTGCTCTGCGCTCTCGCTCTGGGGAGTCCGCTCTGAACCAGGCTGCCCTGGATAGAGCTCGTGCTCACCGGACAGTATCTGGGATGAAAGACCTGCTCCGCTGGCCTGGCAGGGAGATGAGGGGAAGCGTGGATCAGAGACTAGAGGGCCAGAGACTGTTTGAATCACTAACATCCAGCGCTATGAACAAACCCAAACTGTTCATTAGGGTACAATAATTTATCTTTTGCCTTTGCAGCTAGACGAGGCCCAAAGTCTGAACTCTCCTAACCTTACTCTCCTATCCCCAAGGCAACTAAGCCTGGGGGGTGGCACTTCAACACTTCCTGGAGGAAAAGCCTtctgggggaaaggggaaaagggaaaagatgatAAACTAAGAGGAAAGGAGACTTGTAGAGTGTCAGCAAACGCTACCATGCGGAACTCTAAACTTTAttcacttttatttatatatttaacaatTCTAAAGTATTTACTTCTCGttttgacaaaaaaatgaaaaatagaggaGCACTGCCCCCTCtgtaagagagaagggggataTGTACAGCTACGGAGAGTTACGGTTCCTCCTttacatacaaagaaaaataatattaataaaaaagtgCTTCATTGATCAAAAACAAGGGGGAGGGCCTACGAGCTGCAAGCATTTATTCACACTGTACATCAGACCCAAGAAACCCGTATCGTAACCTCTGGAGACCTGCCACTAGGAAAATGTAGAACTTTCCTTTAGGCGGATTCATCCTCATTCAGAGCCCCCATGAGTGAGGAAGCTCACCCCcagtttccctaattctaactcAGAGGTACCCCTACCACAGATGGGCCCCACGGATGGTCTGGTGAGGCCCCTGGGCTTGTTGGCAGTCAGGGGCCATTTTCTGAGATGTGGGCCAAAGCCAGTCCCCTCTAAAGGCCCTTGCTGACACTAAGTGAGGAGCAGGCTTTCCGTAGGACCCCTGACCTCAGCCCTCCTCTAGACATTTCTACCCTGTTACCTGTTGACAGCTTTGAGTCTAACAAAGCACGGTTCTCCTTCCCCAGAAGGAGGGAGAGCCTGTGGGTGCAAAACATGGATACCAAGAAAAGCCCCAACACACaaacctccacctccacctctcTGTTCCTGCTCTTGTGTCCCCTCTCCCCAAAAACCTCCTGAGTCCTGGGCAGTTTCCCTAGTGATGCGAGGGCAGCTCCTCCAAGTAcattttgctgctgctgctgctgctgagaaGCCAAAAAGGGCCCCAGATGAGGGTCCTGCGTAGAACTCCTCTTTCTGCTGATGGCCGAGGTCAGGGCCAGTCCACtccccaagggaaagaggaatggCAAGTTTGGTTTCCCTTCATGCAGATTTGTACTTTCAGAGGCTGATTTCACCCTGGGTGGGGGAGATCATGATTgtggtgggttgttttttttttttgggggggggggggggtgaggaaggAAGCTGGGCCTTTTGGAACCCTGAGTCCAGATTTCCCTGTTTTGGCCATGACTGTATGTGAATGGGTGGACACTGGGAAGCTGCAGACTTGGCCACTGCCCTTTGGTGGGTTTGTGTTGCTCCTGCCAGTGTGGACCTAGGGCTGGTCACAGTCAGTGAAGAGGAGGGTCCTACATTCTGGGTCAATGTACAAACAAACCACTTGgggaagaatgaaacaatctgcTCATCTGCTAGGCATTCTCACTGTCTGCAGGCTTAAGAGTTAAAATGAGAAAGCcagcccttctcccctcccttccactTCCTCAGCCAAATGCCACGTGAACAGAGAGCTACGAGAGTGCAGAAATGGCCTCAGCTCCCCTGTCAGCACAAGGAGGCTAATGAAGCCCAGGCTACAACAGGGAAGGTGGGATGAGCTCTCACAGGATGAAAGCTTCCCGTTTCTTCTAGCAGCAAAGGTTTCCCCAAACAGCACTACCTTGTTTGGTGGCATGAGGAGTGATTGAAAGCATCGGCAAGGGCACTCTGCGCACCGCTTCTGGTCTCGGCTCctacttctcccttctccccaccatTCCCAATTCCAAACCAAGCCACCTTTGCAATACAGACCAACAGTGGGGGAGCTAAGAGCAACAGGGGCCCCATCTTGGCCCCACCCCCCCTTGCAATCTCCAGTTCTCTAGCAAAACTAAAGACCAAACACAAACCAGAGGATggagaggcagagaaggagaagggcagggaaaagggaagggatctTCCATGGCAGCAGGATGCCCTAGAGCTCTGTGCCTTGGAGCTGGTGGTTCCTTGGCCCCCGTTCCAAAGCATGTGGGCCACGGGAGCCTCTTGGGGTGCCCAGCATGTGCAGAGTTCCCCGGGCGGGACACTGGCCTGGTCCCCGCCAGGCAGAAGCTTCAGTTGGAAGGGGCAGCGATGGGCTTATCCAGTTCAAGGTCGAGGCTGGAGCTTGAGGGCTGCAGGCTACTGTAGCAAGACTTGCAGACACGACTGGGTTCCAAGAGCTGCTGCCTGGGGACCGGCACCTTCTGATTGCAGCAGCTGGAGCAGAAAACATTCCCACAGTTCCTTGAGttgagaagagagagacacaaaAAATAGGTGACATCATCAATGCTAGCTGgtgtgaaagaaaacaaagccCAAACTCAGCACATTCATCTgggactggggggagggggggcgccTGCCGAGCCAAGGAAACAGCTGGGGCTGGCGAGGCACCAGGTACCAACCTGAGGGGCATAGTGCAGGAGCAGGTGAGGATGCTGGCTGAGGGATTCTGCACGACACCTGCCCTAGGCCCAGAGCCAGCGGGCCCTGGGACCATGAAAAGTGCCACAGCCATTACTGCCTCATTAGGGGAAACATGGGcatgcactctctctctctctctgatcctGGGATGGACCAAAGTCAGGTACAACAGTGTCACTGCTGCAGTGCCTCCAATTCCTGAAGGCTAAGGAGGGAAGTGACGGGTGGGTATCTGGAATCATGCAAAGCCACAAAAGGAGCAGCCGTGTGTTGCATGCTCAGAGTGTGAGGGTGGGATGCAAAAGGACAAGGAATGGCTAGGAGGAGGGACACACACCTCTATGCCCGCCCTCCAATAATTAGGTGTCAGTTGGTTGAGGTGCCCAGAGCTCATGCACCTCTGGGAAAATGCAGGGTTCAGTAAACCTCAGAGTGTGCCAGGACAAATTCCTCCTCTTTCAAACTTGCCTCAGGCAGGAGCCCCAAAGACTCCAGAGCCTCCCAAGTTGGGCCTTTCCACTTAGGTACACAACGTCTGAGgttcatttccttattttcttgcTTCTGAAAATCTCAGGAATTCCCTAGTCCCTGTGCATCTAGGCCAACTCTCTCTGGATCTCTGCACCGCACTTGAGGGTGTCAGGTTCCCTCTCTCTAGCCCTGGGACTAAGGTCAGTTGAGACACAGCTGGGAGAGTTGGTGAGTGCCACAGAAGAGCCTGCCTCCTACCCTCACCTAGTTCAGCCAGGAGAGGACCCATGTGTCCCCCCAAGGGAGGACTTGCTTGCTTTCCAAACTTGGCTCACTCCTTTTACCCTGTTATGTACTTTGGTGGGCAGACTCTCCACCCGAGGAGCtcttcatcttcctaagttcaggAAGATTGATGAAGGGAAGGAATGGCATTTGATGGGGTGGGAAGAGACACAAGGACAAATAGCTAAATGCAGAGGGATGAAGGGGAGGAAACACCATGTACTGGAAGGAAGCTAGTCTTGCCTTACAACTCTGCTCCCAAGAAGCATGATTCAGCAAGAGTTATTGCTAAACATGGTCAGCAGATCTGCAGAAAGATGGCCTACCCCTACTACTGAAGTCTTCTGCCATTTTTTGTCAGTTCACAAGCTTGCATTCAATTTGTTAGATCTCAGCTCAGACCCCAACATGCTCCTATGGGACGTGCTATGTCTCTGGGAGCTTCAAACTGAGTGTCTCAGGGCCCTCACCCTTGCCATTGTAGGGACCAGAGGAGGCTCTCCTGGCATGCTCCCCATCCAGGCTGGCCTGGTCCTGTGGCCCCCTCACAAGGCAGCCCCTTGGAATGGAGGATAAGAAGTCACAATGACTCCATTTTCCTTGGCGAGACGTTGCCTGCAGTTTAGAAGTCTGACAGGGCTTGAGACCCCACAGCCCCAGGGAGCTATGCTCAAAAGATGCCAAGGCCCTGACCAAATGAGCCAGGAAGTGCTCTTCCCTGATCAGAGATGTCACGGACTGACCTGGAAAGTGAATTACACAGCAACAGCCCGACTGAATCCTAAATGCCAGTCTCCTGAGAGAGGTACGTGCTCTGGTTTTCCTCCATTTCTGCACCTGCTGGCCTAAGCTACCCCAATCCCCGGGCTCACGTCTTggtgagtggagagagagagaaagagggagaatcGAAAAAGAGTTAGTTTGGAGAAgttatcagagaaatgcaagaCATCACAGACAGGCTGTTGTAAATGCTCACCACATTGGATCAACACGGTCAGTGTCCCTGCAAGGAGGGGAGAAACAGCTCAATGGGAACACTGATGAAAGCTCAGAGAACTGGGTACTTGGGAACAAGATTGGGAGTGCCGCTGCCATGGGTGTTCACATCTCACTCTGCTGCTACAGGGAAACAACCCACTGCTGTCATGGAAATCTTCCGCTCCTAAAGAGCATCAGACTTTGGGCCCATCTGGTCACCTTCAGAGGCTGAGCAGCCAAGCTTGTCAAGCCAGTCACAGACTGACTTCATCCTTAGATCTTTAAAGGATGATAATCCCAGAGGGAAAACCCGTCAGCTCCTGAGTGTCTCTACCCTCCAGGCCTAGGCCTGGGAAGCCCCAAGCTCAGAGCTAGCAGGCCAAGCTGAGTGAGAAGGGAATCTGAAGCCAATGTAGataagggcaagaaagaaagtcTCAGGGGCATGTGAGGCATGCTGGGAAGAACTCTGTGCTGGCCTCAGGAGAGCTCAGGTGCCTCAGCTCAGCCTCTAAATGGTCAGGTAACGTCTGTCACATCACTTCACCTAGGGAAGCTCATACTTGATTCTGAGGGCCAAGCCCACCCTAACACTCTGCTCTAAGTTCCTGCTCCCCTCTGTCAGCCCAGGCTTTGGCCAGTATTTCTTACAGAAGAGGAGCACAAATACTAATGTCGGTTGACTAAGGGCCCTTTGCCTCCTTGACATTCCAGGTTCCAAGTTCCTTCCGATGTTTAAGAGACTATTGATGTGTCTCTAATCAGTAGCTAAGAGGGACAAAGGCCCAGGTGGGACAGGGGTGTCCTGAGGTCACTGGCAGGAAACCCaaggtcctttcttcttttctttgagcTAGTTTCATGGGTTTGGAAAGGGAAgcaacccccccctccccccaagcagCAGCATGATCAAAAACAGAGGCAAAGAACAGGAGGCTGAAGCCCAGAAACTCAGGAAAGACACAATGTCCCGAGGAAGATGCCTCCAAACCAGCAGGCAGAGAAAGAAGGGCTACAGGGGCTGAGGTGAAGATGCCCACATCAAGCCCATTCTGAAAAGGAGCTCTGTTTCTTCTGGCCCtccagggagggaaaggggatgggaagCCAGCCCCAGGCTCTCCTGACCACAGAAGGGGTTGGCAGGGGACCTGGGCTACAAAGGCAGTACAAAGTAGGAAGTGACGTCAGACtacaaagaaggggagggaggaaggtgggTGGGTAGTGGTGGTGGTCCTAGTTCTTTGAATTTGGTGAGCAAACTGCAAAGGGCAGTCTGTACATGATTTGTAAATCGATAGAAATTCAGTCTGACCCCAGTGGAGCTCACGCACAGTGAACGGAGGCTCTGGGGGGTGCAGGAGACACTCTGTGGGTGCTGGGGGCACACTACAATTTCTGGGTATTCCTGGGCAACCTCTCTTCTCCCCACCACCCAGGGGAGGCAGAAGCACTCACCTGCAATGATGCTTCCTACTGGCAAGCCAGAAGGCACTGTCGCAGCCATAGCAGTGGGCAGCCAGGTGGTCAGGGAGCCAACGAGTCATCTGTGAGACAAAGACAGAATCAGGTTAGCCAAAGGGGATGCTGGCAAACGTTTAGCAGAGGAGAGCAAAGGTTGTCGCTGACTCCTTCGGCCCTGACTTGAGAGATTCAGAATGATCAATAAAGGAAAGGCGTCCAAACCATCTCCATCAAATTCCCctcagagaaaaaagaagtagTCAAGAGCTCCCGACTCCCTCCTCCTGCCTGGGAGCCAAGCGGGCCCACAACTAGGAGTGCCTGGTGTATAGGTGATTCCTGCTGGTTCTCTGAGATCGTGTGGAACTAGAGAGCTGGCAGCTGAAGGCCCAGAGTCGAGGTGCCAGCAGGAAGGGTGCCCTGCTGTGCCAGGGGGTCGTGCCCTAGTGGAAGGGGCTGGGGAGCTCACAGATAGCTCGATGGTTAGCAGCAGCACAGGGATTGAGTCTGTACCTCTGTGTCCTGTTTATCCACCTGCTCCCAGCTGGCTTCAGAGAAAATCTCTCTGCTGCAGCAAGACAAGCAGTTCTGATCCACATTGCTTTCCGAGGCGGGGACTGAGCTCTGTTGGCAAACAAACacagctgaacagacagaagccTTGGGGAACAGGGAAGGTGCACGGTCAAGGAGGGGAGCTGGGGGCCAAGTTGCACTTGGTTTGGGGGCTGCTGACTTCACTGGGCAAATGGTCTGTGGGCCACAGCCCCCACACGGGTGGCTTAGAGAAGGGCACCTAAGCATGTTCTCAAGATGAGCTTCGGGGCCAGGATAACCCTGAAGCCTGGAGATGTCAGGGCAGACTAAGCAGGGACATGTTCatggaggggaagaaagggtGCAGCTGTGTTCCCAGAGGAGCCACAGCCAAAATGTGCAGCCCTAAATCAAGCCGAGTGCTCTGTGCATGACCTCCTTTCTCTGAGGGATCTTTGGGGGAAAGGAGAACCAGCAACATGGAGACAAAGACGGTAAGTCACTTTCATTTGAAAATCTTTGGACAAGCCTGCCTTTAATGAGTGCACGCTTACAATGTGCGAGCCAGGCCAGCGCCCAGCTCAGCTCATCACTCGCCAGGGCGGGGTTCGCCACAGGCCTCAGGGCAGCACAGCAGGGCCACGCAGGCCAGCTCCTCCCCTCCTCGGTGACAGCCTCCAAGGGGGGAGGAACTAGGGCTTGGGACCCCGAGGGACCCCACTGGCAGGTTAAGTCGTGAAGGCAAGAATAGCGGGGATTAAGGCCACCCATTAATGGTTTTCTCCATGCGCACAGTCCTGTCTCAGTAGACATCTGCGTGACTCTGGCTGTGCTCATGTGAACCCCACCGAAAGAACCGCCACCCCCGGAGTCGCGAGCGAGCAGAAGGATGGAGCTAGTGAGGCGGTCCCCGCGCAGGCCGGCCGCGAGGCTCTGGGGCCACGGCTCTCTCGCCACCTTCCCCTCCAAACCTGCCGCCTCCGGGGCAGCCCCTTCAGGAAACAGGCGGCTGCGGGAGGCTCCTCACCGATCCCCAGACTGGAGCAGGAGAGGCGCCAGACCCAAGGACCAGAGCCGAGTCTCTGCAGCCGGCGGCGCCGGATGAGCCCCAGCATACTCACCACTTCGTCCCCAAAGTCCCCATTGAAGCGCAGGGAGCTGTTCAGGCACTGGCTCTCCAGGCGGCTTCTCAGCTCCTGAACCTGTTTCTTCAGCGTCTCTACTTCCTGCTGGTGGCCCGTTTCGATCTGCCGCAAGCGCTGCTGGATGGCGTCCGTGTAGACTGGCATCCCGTCATCGTCCAGGTGACTGCGAGTGGGCTGCTCCGGACTGCCAGCCACTGCTGCCTGTCTGCTTGGCTGGCCCTGCAGCCACTTGGCCTGAGCGCTCCGCAAGGGGAGCTGGGCACAGCCGCTGCTGGCAGCGGCCACCCGCCGGCTCCAGGGCCCTTTCGCCTTGCCGTGCTCTCCATCCAGACAGTGTCCGTTCGGGGCAGGGTATCTCTGGGGCACGGTCAGCCCCACGGGGCTCTCCATGGCCTTGTTCTCTAGCTCCAGGTCTCCGTTACACACAATCTCCTCTTTAGGTTCCGCTAAGGGCAAGGCACAGGAAGAAGGCATCGGGCTGTGGGAAGTCCTGGGTCCTCTAGAGCCCGCCCTGGCCCTGTCTGCCAGGTGCTCCCCATCAGCTTGAGAAAGCTCATCGTCCCCACTGTCCAGGAGGCAAGGTCTATGGCTGGGCCCTTTGGGGAGCTCATCTGTGCTCATCTCCCCTTCTCTTACTGTTTCCAcacagctctctgcagtggaggtTCTTGCTCCTGCTGGCactgctgggggtggggaggagccaTAGGGAATCTCGGGGTGCAGTGGGGATGGGTGGCTCTCTACATCCACAGCCTGTGGAGTGTCCCTGGCCCCTGGCCCCTCCCCAGGACCTTCCTGCAGGCCAGGCCTCCTAGGGGCCTCCTgggggttgctgggcagaggccCGGGCTCCTCGGGTTGCTGCCCAGGGAGATCTGCCAAGAGCTGATGTGTGCTATTTCCTGGAGAAGTCATCAGAGCTCCCCGTGTCATTTCTGGTTTCTTAGGAAGTGAGTGCTCAAGGTCCTCCCTCCTGCTCTTCTCCAGGAGAGCCCCCTCTTTGGTCTCTTCCACGTCGGCATTGCTCCTGCGGGGGGCTTCCTCCAGCACACTGTCCTCTTTAGTGGCTTCCTGCAGGATGTTTTCCATCTGCCCCTCTGCTACACCGGCAGCCACTGAGAGCTCCGCTCCCACCAAGGCCCTGCTTTGTTTGCCCAAAGTGTCCCCATCACAAGGCTCCTCCCCTGGGCTGCCCAGGCTGCTCAGCTCCAGGGAGCGCCGATGCTCTTGCCACTTCTCGTTGAGGCTAGGGTCGCTGCTGCGCCGGCTGGTGGGTGGCACATTGCTGTCACAGACTGTGGTGAGGTTGTCAAACGACCGAGTCTTTGGTAGCCTGGGAAGGGAGAACAAGGGGAAGATTAGAATTTCACTAGGGGACAGTGAGAGGCAATCACGACTAACTGGTAACTGTTCCATCACTGAGCCCATTCCAGCTTGCCAGAGGCGGGGACACCTTGGACACTGGGAGGAGCTCCTCTGGAGTTCCCCCGATTGCAGGGATTCTCACCCACCCAACAGCCAATGCCCTTCAGAAACATCCCTGATGGCTTAGTTTTATGATGCAGGTGGGCCAGTGGGAAAGAAGGCAGCAGGGAAATCTAAACAGACCACTTTGATGCCCTCCAAGTAGCAGGGAGAGGTCTGAAGGAACTCGAGACCCACCCTCCCATGGGTGGCCAGGATGAACTATAGACACTGCATCTGTCTTGCAAACCCCAATGGAATCCATTGagcaaatgggaaggggaggagagaaaagagagtggagtagggaaagggaagaggagaggtacagaggtagagagggagagggggagagaggaggagagggagagagaggaggagggagaaagagaaagagggggagagggggagaggggaagagggagagagagagagagagacagagacagagacagagagacagagagacagagagacagagagacagagagacagagagacagagagacagagagagtgctGCAGTGGCCTCAGGATCTGCTACATCATCAATATGCAGTAAGAACTACTGGGTAATTAGCTGGCCATACAACATGATAAGGACCAAAAGTTTTCAGAAACAAAGAACCTAGAAACAATTTTGTTTCAGTTGCCTCCTGGCCAATGTGAAAACCTTCTTAGTATTTCTTCCAGACCCCCAAACAGTCTCCCATATCCTGGATAATCCCAGCCTCTTTCCCTCTACATTCACACTCATATTTACACTCACACGCACTGGCCTGCCAGCCCAGGCTCACCTACTCAGAGGCTGATCTTCAGGACTGGCACCAGGGACTGGGTATGGAGCACAGGTATCATCGGCAGGTGTGGAAGGGGAGGGGCACGGTAGGTACACGGCACTCCACAGCATTAGGTTTCGCACATGGCACACTGGATATAGCACCTGAAGGGGAACAAGGGTAAGCATGTGCTGAGTAGATCTGTCAGCATCCTGATGTTCTGAAGAAAAGTCCCCAAATCAGGGAAATGGAAACTTCTATTGGACTGGAGAGAGTACTAGACTTGGGAGCCACAAGCCTCATACTCTGTTCCTGGTGTGGTCACGTACTGGCAATGTTAACACTGGGAAACCCACTTCCCTTTGAAACTGTtaaccagaaaaaaaacaaacaaaaaaaaaccttgacaCATTTCCTCTAAGATCTCCTTTTCAAGACACATAAGGAATTGAATCAGTAATGATTagagaatacaaattaaaacaactctcaggtaccactttacatctatcagattgactaaaatgacacacgacagaaaaggaaaatgaccacTGTTGTGGATATAGGAAAATTAAGGCACTAATgcagtgctggtggagttgtaaattgatccaaccagtcTGGAGAACAATTGAAACTATATCCATAGGGCTATAAATCTGTGCATACCCTCTGACCCAGTAATATCATGACTAGCTCTATgtccccaaaaagatcaaagaaagatgaaaaaactaaatatacaaaactatttctagcagctctttttgtggtggcaaaaaactggaaattgagaagatgccCAGCAACTGGAtgatggctgaataagttgttgtatatgattataatgtaatCCTATGGggttataagaaatgaagagcaagatgatttcagaaaaacctggaaagagttacatgaactgaaggagagtgaaatgagaaaaaccaggagaaaattgtgcacagtaatagcaatactgtacAGGATTATGAATGACTGAGTTATGCTGATTAAGACAATGGTCCAAGACAATTcgaaaagactcatgatgaaaaatgctctccatttCCAGAAAGAGAATTGATGGATTCTGAAGAGACTGAAGtagtttctttccctctccctctccctctccctctctccctctctctctctctctgtctcattttggttttttggtttttccTCAACATGGTTAAGGTGGaaatatatttcttgccttctgaaTGGGtagtgggaggaggaagggagcccTCACGGCTGCTCACCAAAATCCTACTAAACCTCCCCACCATCATGCTCCCCCACTCTCCACAAGGGCTCTTACAgaccttttcatccctcctcaagtCTTAggggcctccccctccccccattctctCAGCTGAGGTCCAGCAGAATGTCCTATTTTATAGGAAAAATGAAGGTCATTTGCTATGAACTCTCTTCTTCTTCACTTCACCTTCACCCAGATACCATTTCTCCTCCATCCTGTCAACTAAGCCATTTCTAGATCCTTCTTCatcctagtgccttccttctcttcAATCATGCCCCACTTCCCTTGTCTCCACAGCTTCTCTGTATGTCCTTGTTTGGTTGCTGTCTCTTATTAGACCATTAGTGAGCatctcaagggcagggactatcttcgGCCTCTTTTTGTGTCTCTAGCACTTCcaacagtacctggcacacagcaggtgcttaataaatcaatcTTTGTGGACTGCCTAACTATAAACCTTAGTGTACCAGAAAGAGTCATCTAGTCTACCAGAACTGTCCTTTCCCCTTGGCACAAAAGCTGTTCTTCCACCTAACTTCCCCCAATTCAGgtaagtctatttttacaggaTTCCTTCAGTGAATCTTGGAGAAAGGAGGCCACCTTCTCTGGGCCTGCTGCTCTCCACTAGGCTTCAGAAAGCAGGAAGGGAGTGGAAAAGGCAGGAATAGCTGGATCCCGTCTTTGTTTTGATAGCTGGGACCTAGTGATATGCCCAGCTGTCTGGCTCCTCCCATGGCCTCCAAGTAGAAACATCCTCCAAGGATAGGAGCATCATCATATCCCAATCTGCACGTGACAGAGCTCCCTCCCTTTTCTTGGCTTCAGATTATTCCAAAGTGCTGTTCCCTTTCGAAGGAGGTGAAGGTGGCTCAACTCCAAAGGGTCTGCTTAACAAActcttctcagtctctttcttgGTGCTCAAGCACACACagtgtctgtctgtccctctctcacACACAAACACTCTCAAATGCCCATGCACACACACCACAAATCACAgagacacacatgcacacacatatccACATTCTACTACACACACTCCAGACACATGCATGCGCGCACATGCACAGAATCGCTGCCTCCACATACAGCTCAATTTCTGCTTTTCATTTCAGAGATCCAAAGAGATAACTGTACATCTAACAACCTGCAGCTAGCTAAGGGGCTATGAGATCAATGCAGCAATGGGCAAAGCTCCCTCCATGCTAAGCAGGGCCTGAGGTCAGAAGCCCTTGGACAAGATTCTGGCAGAGCCCCAGGTAAAGGAAGGGAAGTAAAGCCACTGTGATGCCAGAGGCCCAGTGGTGGCATTAGCACATCTGGTGCTCTAGGCATGGATGTGCAATGTGGAACAACGGGCTACCCTTCTCCCATTAACACTAGGACAAAAAGGAGCTATTGAATAGAAGCTTCCTAAAGTGTCAGACCCTACAAACACTCACTGAGCTCTCCTGGGGTTCCAAGTGGAGAGGAAGTGGCCCAAGGAAGAGCCCCAGAACCAAACCTCCAAACCAGCCTCAGCCTATTCCCTGAGCACTGCCTGGGAGTCTCTGGGGGAAGGCCAAGACATACGCACAGTTTCTGACTGCGAA
This sequence is a window from Monodelphis domestica isolate mMonDom1 chromosome 3, mMonDom1.pri, whole genome shotgun sequence. Protein-coding genes within it:
- the LOC100030849 gene encoding myotubularin-related protein 3 isoform X5 — encoded protein: MDEETQHSLECIQANQIFPRKQLIREDENLQVPFLELHGESTEFVGRAEDAIIALSNYRLHIKFTESLVNVPLQLIESVECRDIFQLHLTCKDCKVIRCQFSTFEQCQEWLKRLNNAIRPPSKIEDLFSFAYHAWCMEVYASEKEQHGDLCRPGEHVTARFKNEVERMGFDMNNAWRISNINEKYKLCGSYPQELIVPAWITDKELESVASFRSWKRIPAVVYRHQSNGAVIARCGQPEVSWWGWRNADDEHLVQSVAKACASDSRSSGGKILNGNCSREFSNGGDLSDVEFDSSLSNASGAESLAIQPQKLLILDARSYAAAVANRAKGGGCECPEYYPNCEVVFMGMANIHSIRKSFQSLRLLCTQMPDPGNWLSALESTKWLQHLSVLLKSALLVVHAVDRDQRPVLVHCSDGWDRTPQIVALSKLLLDPYYRTIEGFQVLVEMEWLDFGHKFADRCGHGENSDDLNERCPVFLQWLDCVHQLQRQFPCSFEFNEAFLVKLVQHTYSCLFGTFLCNNAKERGEKHTQERTCSVWSLLRAANKAFKNLLYSSQSETVLYPVCHVRNLMLWSAVYLPCPSPSTPADDTCAPYPVPGASPEDQPLSRLPKTRSFDNLTTVCDSNVPPTSRRSSDPSLNEKWQEHRRSLELSSLGSPGEEPCDGDTLGKQSRALVGAELSVAAGVAEGQMENILQEATKEDSVLEEAPRRSNADVEETKEGALLEKSRREDLEHSLPKKPEMTRGALMTSPGNSTHQLLADLPGQQPEEPGPLPSNPQEAPRRPGLQEGPGEGPGARDTPQAVDVESHPSPLHPEIPYGSSPPPAVPAGARTSTAESCVETVREGEMSTDELPKGPSHRPCLLDSGDDELSQADGEHLADRARAGSRGPRTSHSPMPSSCALPLAEPKEEIVCNGDLELENKAMESPVGLTVPQRYPAPNGHCLDGEHGKAKGPWSRRVAAASSGCAQLPLRSAQAKWLQGQPSRQAAVAGSPEQPTRSHLDDDGMPVYTDAIQQRLRQIETGHQQEVETLKKQVQELRSRLESQCLNSSLRFNGDFGDEVSSVPASESNVDQNCLSCCSREIFSEASWEQVDKQDTEMTRWLPDHLAAHCYGCDSAFWLASRKHHCRNCGNVFCSSCCNQKVPVPRQQLLEPSRVCKSCYSSLQPSSSSLDLELDKPIAAPSN